The genomic DNA AGCGAGACCGCCACCGTGCTGCCCGGGCGGCTGCAATGGTCGGTGGCATTCTGGCCGTTGCTGACCGGCACGCTGCGCATGGTGGTCAGCCACACCGAGGCCATGAGCGGCCCGGTCGCCGTGGTGGTGACGCCGTTTGGCTGGACTGCCCAGGCCGGCGCCATCCGCATGCCCGCGGCGTTGCTCGAAGGCGTCGGCGCCCCCTTCAATACCCTGCGCCCCGACGGACTGATGCGCATCGACTGGTCCGGGCTGCAAGGGCGCTTCTTTGCCCGCGCCGGCGAGCCGGGCGGCGCAGGTGGCATGACCGGCCACCTGACCGTGCGGCTTGACCAAGTATCATCGGCCGTCAGCAGGGTGCGCCCGCTTGGCAGCTACCGCGCGGAGATCGACTGGTCCGGCGCCGACGGCAAGCTGCAACTGACCACCCTCGCCGGGCCGCTGCACCTGCAGGGCAACGGCACGCTGGGCCGCCAGGCGCGTTTCGAGGGTACGGCCGATGCCGACCCCGACGCCGCTACGCAATTGGTAGGCCTGTTGAGCCTGCTGGGACGACGTGAGGACAATGTGACACGGCTGCGCTTCTGACCCCGGCGGCGGTGCGAAACCTTCGCGCCGACGCCCGCAGCCCGGAACCGAATATGAAAACCCAAGCCCTTCGACCTTCGCTCAAGACCCGCTGCGCCCGCGCCACCGCGCTGCTATGCGGCCTCTCCCTGCTGGCACCCGCGCCGCTGTGGGCCCAGCAACCGAGCCAGCCGGCGGCCCAGCCGGGGCAGCCGCCCGACCTGACCCCGCGCAACCGCGACCAGGTCGTGCTCAAGCTTCGTCAATGCCGACCTGGAATCGGTGGTGAAGGCGGTGGGGCAGGCGACCGGCAAGAACTTCGTCATCGACCCGCGCGTGAAGGGCTCGGTGAACCTGGTGACCGAGCAGCCCGTATCGCGCGCGCAGGCGCTGGAAACGCTGGGGTCGGTGCTGCGCATGCAGGGCTATGCGATGGTCGAGAGCAACGGCTTCACCAAGGTGGTGCCGGAAGCCGACGCCAAGCTGCAGGGCTCGCCCATCGTGATCGGCAGCGGCAGATCCCGCGGCGACCAGGTGGTGACGCAGGTGTTCCGCCTCAACTATGAGTCGGCCAACAACCTGGTGCCGGTGCTGCGCCCGATGATCGCGCCGAACAACACCATCACCGCCTACCCGGCCAACAACACGCTGGTCATTACCGACTACGCCGAGAACCTGCAGCGCCTGGGCCGCATCATCGCCGCCATCGACGCGCCCGCCTCCGGCGAGGTCGAGCTCGTGCCGCTCAAGAATGCCATCGCCAGCGATACCGCGCTGGTGCTGCAAAAGCTGCTGGACCCGGGTTCCGCCGGCGCCGCCGGCGGGGCCGTGGCCGGCGCGGACGCCAGCCTGCGCACCTCGGTGGTGGCGGAGCCGCGCAGCAATTCGCTGATGATCCGCGCCTCCAGCCGGGCACGGCTGCAGCAGGCGCGCCAGTTGATCGAGAAGCTCGACCAGCCCTATGCGCGCCCCGGCAATATCTGGGTGGTGCCGCTGAAGAACGCTGAAGCCACCAAACTGGCGCAGACGCTGCGCGCCATCGTCGCGGCCGACAGCTCCTTCAACACCAGCCAGGCCGGCACGCCAGGCGCAACCGGCGCGGGGGCATTGCCAGCGGCACCGGCCTGCTCAACACCTCGACGCCCAACACCGGCCAGTACACGGGCGGCAGCACCGGCAGCTCGCGCAGCGGCTCGGGATCCGGCACCGGCGGCTCGGCCTTCGCGAACTCGTTCGCCGCCAACACGTTGCCGACCACCGGCGGCATCATCCAGGCCGACCCGGCCACCAACTCGCTGATCATCACGGCCAGCGAGCCGGTCTACCGCAACCTGCGCGCGGTGATCGAAGACCTCGACACGCGCCGCGCGCAAGTCTATATCGAGTCGATGATTGTGGAGGTGTCTTCCACCCAGACCGGCCAGCTGGGCATCCAGTGGCAGGGCCTGCTCAACTCGCGCAACAGCAACACCAACGTCTTTGCCGGCACCAACTTCGGCACGGGCGGCCAGAACATCATCAACCTGACGGGTGCCGCCGCCGCGATCAACGCGAACGGCGTGGCGGCCATTCCGAGCGTCTCGAGCCTGGTGCCCGATCTGGCCGGCCTGAACCTCGGCATCGTCAACCGCGCGATGGGGCTGGGCGCGCT from Cupriavidus sp. D39 includes the following:
- a CDS encoding type II secretion system protein N, yielding MARLEALRLARRRVASPRGWQRAGWLALGCVTVALTVLAAFPAAWIADSIASQSQRRVLLADADGSLWNGSATLALSAGAGSETATVLPGRLQWSVAFWPLLTGTLRMVVSHTEAMSGPVAVVVTPFGWTAQAGAIRMPAALLEGVGAPFNTLRPDGLMRIDWSGLQGRFFARAGEPGGAGGMTGHLTVRLDQVSSAVSRVRPLGSYRAEIDWSGADGKLQLTTLAGPLHLQGNGTLGRQARFEGTADADPDAATQLVGLLSLLGRREDNVTRLRF